The Desmonostoc muscorum LEGE 12446 genome includes a region encoding these proteins:
- a CDS encoding CHAT domain-containing protein, giving the protein MARKQQKFAHVFPNLWQNTNKQPAVRWAIPSWRRSLILFALLFVFSMTIQPAIAKVTVSSPVIHNQQPPYELVKQGKILYEAGRFQEAARVWQQVASAFATLGDDLNQAMALSNLSSTLQQVGLWEQARTAITQSLNLLETQKSTPEQLRILAQTKDIEGQLQLAVGQAEEAIDTWQQAADNYARIGNKQGLTQSRINQAQVMQDLGLYPRACKILLQTLELDYQDCKLSDADLQSLKGQPPSFLKVVSLRSLGNVLQVVGNSEQSQEILSESLNLAKQLNSPPDIEAAYISLGNAARAKAFTEAFDSGKQTKYREAGLYYYSEAAKISTSPTTQLFAQVNQLSLFLESEKWSEAEQLWLPLRSKLNDLPLSKQGIYAQINLVHSLLKLVSKKVPNSQLPTFQDIDQILITATEQAQRLGDRRTYAYALGVRGKLYENNQLWPQAADLTKQALNVLVSNLKAPDVSYELFWQLGRIYKSTGDIKTAIANYTEAVNLLQSMRQDLLAVSSKVQYSFKESVEPVYRELVELLLPSGKDVEQSVLIQARNLIESLQLAELDNFFRDACLNAKPVKIDQLDPTSAVFYTIILPRSLEIIVALPGQSLRHYSHPISQQEIEASLNQFQAVVTNRIRKPSLESLEKVYNWLIKPIELELASSQVKTLVFVLDGALRNIPIAALHDGQQYLMKKYSIALTPGLQLLEPKPLKWRKIQALTAGLTEPRQGFAGLPNVELELQRIKNSIPTQIILNQSFTNSNFQTKVKNFSFPVVHLATHGEFSSQAENTFILTWDKKINAKELDTLLRSDSRQMQPIELLVLSACRTASGDQRAALGLAGIAVRAGTRTTVASLWSVNDEATALFMSTFYQELANPEIMKVEALRRAQQTVLQDSRFSHPYYWAAFVLVGNWL; this is encoded by the coding sequence ATGGCCAGAAAACAGCAGAAATTTGCTCATGTATTCCCAAATTTGTGGCAAAATACTAACAAACAGCCTGCTGTGCGATGGGCTATACCCAGTTGGAGGCGGTCGCTAATTTTATTCGCCTTGTTATTTGTCTTCTCCATGACAATCCAGCCAGCGATTGCCAAGGTTACGGTATCTAGCCCTGTTATTCACAATCAACAGCCACCTTACGAACTGGTAAAACAAGGCAAAATACTCTATGAAGCCGGACGTTTTCAGGAAGCAGCACGAGTTTGGCAACAAGTAGCTTCTGCTTTTGCTACCCTTGGGGATGATCTCAACCAAGCAATGGCGTTGAGTAATCTTTCATCAACTCTTCAGCAAGTAGGATTATGGGAGCAAGCACGCACCGCCATCACTCAAAGTTTGAACCTACTGGAAACCCAAAAAAGTACGCCAGAACAATTGCGAATCCTGGCTCAAACCAAAGATATTGAAGGGCAATTACAACTAGCAGTGGGACAAGCCGAAGAGGCCATCGATACTTGGCAGCAAGCTGCTGATAACTATGCTCGAATTGGTAATAAACAGGGGCTGACTCAAAGCCGGATTAACCAAGCCCAAGTAATGCAAGATTTGGGACTTTACCCAAGGGCTTGCAAGATATTATTGCAAACTTTAGAGCTGGACTATCAAGACTGCAAACTATCCGATGCTGATTTGCAAAGCCTCAAAGGACAACCACCTTCTTTTCTCAAAGTTGTCAGCCTACGTAGCCTTGGTAATGTTTTGCAAGTAGTTGGTAACAGCGAACAATCGCAAGAAATCTTGTCAGAAAGTTTGAATTTAGCCAAACAATTGAACTCTCCTCCAGATATTGAAGCTGCCTATATAAGTTTAGGCAATGCAGCACGAGCTAAAGCTTTTACAGAAGCCTTTGATTCTGGTAAACAAACCAAGTACAGAGAAGCAGGGTTATATTATTATAGTGAAGCCGCCAAGATTTCCACATCACCAACTACGCAACTTTTTGCCCAAGTCAATCAACTAAGTTTGTTTTTGGAAAGTGAGAAATGGTCAGAAGCTGAACAATTATGGTTGCCCTTAAGATCAAAGTTAAATGATCTACCTCTGAGTAAACAAGGAATTTATGCCCAGATTAACTTAGTTCATAGTCTGCTGAAACTGGTAAGTAAAAAAGTCCCCAATTCGCAACTACCGACTTTTCAAGACATTGACCAAATATTAATCACAGCTACAGAACAAGCACAGCGTTTAGGCGATCGGCGAACTTATGCTTATGCTTTGGGAGTACGGGGTAAACTGTACGAAAATAATCAACTGTGGCCTCAAGCAGCAGACTTGACGAAGCAAGCTTTAAATGTATTAGTCTCAAACTTGAAGGCACCAGATGTCAGCTATGAGCTATTTTGGCAGCTAGGACGTATTTATAAAAGTACAGGAGATATTAAAACTGCGATCGCTAACTATACTGAAGCTGTGAATCTTCTTCAATCTATGCGTCAGGATTTATTAGCAGTCAGTTCCAAAGTCCAATACTCTTTTAAAGAGAGTGTTGAACCTGTTTATCGAGAGCTAGTAGAGTTACTGTTGCCATCAGGTAAGGATGTAGAACAATCTGTTTTAATTCAAGCTAGAAATTTAATTGAATCTCTGCAATTAGCTGAACTAGATAACTTTTTCCGCGATGCCTGTTTAAATGCCAAACCAGTCAAAATCGACCAATTAGATCCAACATCAGCAGTATTCTATACAATCATTTTGCCCCGTAGTTTAGAAATAATAGTTGCACTACCTGGACAATCTCTGCGTCATTACTCTCACCCTATCAGCCAGCAGGAAATAGAAGCATCTCTCAATCAGTTTCAAGCTGTTGTCACGAACAGGATACGCAAACCATCTCTGGAATCCTTGGAAAAAGTTTACAACTGGTTAATCAAACCTATAGAATTAGAACTTGCTAGCAGCCAAGTAAAAACCTTAGTATTTGTATTAGATGGTGCATTGCGAAACATTCCAATTGCTGCTTTGCACGATGGTCAACAATATCTCATGAAAAAGTATAGCATTGCTCTGACGCCTGGTCTGCAACTGCTAGAACCGAAACCTTTAAAATGGCGGAAAATTCAAGCTCTTACTGCTGGATTAACTGAACCTCGCCAAGGTTTTGCTGGACTTCCTAACGTAGAATTAGAATTGCAGCGCATCAAGAATTCTATTCCTACACAAATAATACTTAATCAATCTTTTACTAATTCTAATTTTCAAACAAAAGTTAAAAATTTTTCTTTCCCAGTGGTTCATTTGGCAACTCATGGAGAATTCAGTTCTCAAGCTGAAAACACTTTTATTCTGACTTGGGATAAAAAGATTAATGCCAAGGAATTAGACACTCTTCTACGTAGTGATTCACGGCAAATGCAACCAATTGAATTACTTGTTTTGAGTGCTTGTAGAACAGCATCAGGAGATCAGCGAGCTGCTTTAGGATTAGCTGGGATAGCTGTCAGAGCTGGTACACGCACGACTGTAGCATCTCTTTGGTCTGTTAATGATGAAGCCACTGCCTTGTTTATGTCTACATTCTATCAAGAATTAGCCAACCCAGAAATCATGAAAGTTGAAGCTCTTCGTCGCGCTCAACAAACTGTTTTACAAGATAGTAGATTTTCTCATCCATATTACTGGGCTGCTTTTGTTTTAGTAGGAAATTGGTTGTGA
- a CDS encoding two-partner secretion domain-containing protein — MSNRWVWWFGVAIASLYISRLNEAYAQISPDATLANNSDITRDGNRLNITGGTQAGTNLFHSFSEFSIPTSTEAVFQNAAHIQNIISRVTGQSISQIDGLIKTQGTANLFLINPNGIIFGKNARLDISGSFIASTASAVKFADGFDFSANDIPTTPLLTINVPIGLQFGGNPGSIQVKGDGQGIRATTENSDVIDTTSGLRVQLNQTLALVGGDIFLEGATIKTAGGRIELGSVGENSLVSFTSINKGFSLGYEAISTFKNIQLSQEAAVDASGAGGDVQVWSNRLTLKDGSQIEANTLGAQPGGGINVTAKESVQVIGVSARDNPSGLFTLVNPGSTGDGGQLRINTGQLVVQDGAVVDASTFGTGKGGNVIINADSVQLIDGSVKYTALSAQTEPGSTGNAGNLIINTGTLLVQDGAQISTGTSGSGKGGDLTVNADSVEVIGLLQIIGENTYTSGLYSASQRNATGKAGNLTINAQKLVVRDVGVINAQTQAGGNGGTLTIKAQQLLVLDGGVVTSSTTNAGKAGDLLIDADSVQIIGKFADGQLSSRLSTTSGIGLLRNYPNTTGDGGNIRIKTGELLVQDGASILVGAAGKGNAGNLEIHARSIRLDNNASLDATTISSNTDTSQQQATITLSAKYLFLLGGSRITTNATGSNLIGGNINIDTDILGAAGNSDISANSTDFRGGRVTINAQGIFGIRFSNTPTTESDITATGANSQLNGTVQINTPDVDPSQGLTPLPEIMIDPATIIAQNPCQKVAGSRFVITGHGGLPTNPSLALTPSGVRVGLVEPTSLTTQAQSTIKYSVVNQPQTPTEEKAKMTNPIVEAQGWVINDKGEIMLTAYNSTATNYQNYWRSPTSCSGS, encoded by the coding sequence ATGAGTAATCGTTGGGTGTGGTGGTTTGGTGTAGCGATCGCCAGCTTATATATATCCAGGTTAAATGAAGCTTATGCCCAAATCAGCCCAGATGCAACTCTAGCGAATAATTCCGATATCACACGAGACGGTAACAGGTTAAATATCACAGGCGGAACTCAAGCAGGAACAAATTTGTTTCACAGTTTTTCAGAGTTTTCTATTCCCACTAGTACTGAGGCTGTCTTTCAAAATGCCGCACATATTCAAAACATTATCAGTCGGGTTACAGGTCAGTCAATTTCTCAGATTGATGGTTTGATTAAAACTCAAGGTACAGCTAATCTATTTCTCATCAATCCCAACGGAATTATCTTTGGTAAGAATGCACGTTTAGATATTAGTGGTTCATTTATTGCCAGTACAGCTAGTGCGGTAAAGTTTGCGGATGGTTTTGATTTTAGTGCCAATGATATCCCAACGACACCACTGTTAACTATTAATGTTCCTATAGGATTGCAATTTGGAGGAAATCCTGGTTCCATTCAGGTAAAGGGTGATGGCCAAGGAATTAGAGCAACAACTGAAAACAGTGATGTAATTGATACGACATCTGGCTTACGGGTGCAACTCAATCAAACTTTGGCCTTAGTAGGTGGTGACATCTTCTTAGAAGGGGCAACCATCAAGACAGCAGGAGGAAGGATAGAATTGGGCAGTGTGGGAGAAAACAGTCTCGTCAGCTTCACTTCGATAAATAAAGGTTTTTCCTTAGGATATGAAGCCATTTCTACTTTCAAAAACATCCAATTATCCCAAGAGGCAGCCGTTGATGCTAGTGGTGCGGGCGGTGATGTGCAAGTTTGGAGCAACCGCCTCACTCTTAAAGATGGTTCCCAAATAGAGGCGAATACTTTGGGAGCGCAACCCGGAGGAGGTATAAATGTTACGGCAAAAGAGTCAGTGCAAGTAATTGGTGTTTCTGCAAGAGATAATCCCAGTGGCTTGTTTACTCTGGTTAACCCAGGCTCAACAGGGGATGGGGGACAGTTGAGGATTAATACTGGTCAGTTAGTTGTGCAGGATGGGGCAGTCGTTGATGCTAGCACTTTTGGTACAGGTAAGGGAGGGAATGTAATCATCAATGCCGACTCCGTGCAACTGATTGATGGCTCTGTCAAATATACGGCCTTGTCTGCTCAAACTGAACCAGGCTCAACAGGAAATGCGGGAAACTTAATTATTAATACGGGTACATTGTTAGTGCAAGATGGAGCACAGATCAGTACTGGCACTTCTGGTTCAGGTAAGGGTGGGGATCTCACAGTCAATGCTGACTCTGTGGAAGTAATTGGTCTATTGCAGATTATCGGTGAAAATACATATACTAGCGGTTTGTATAGTGCATCCCAGCGAAATGCAACAGGAAAAGCTGGAAATCTGACAATTAATGCTCAAAAATTGGTCGTTCGAGATGTGGGAGTTATTAATGCTCAAACTCAGGCTGGGGGCAATGGCGGAACTTTAACGATTAAAGCTCAACAACTGCTCGTTTTAGATGGGGGCGTTGTTACCTCTAGTACTACAAATGCAGGCAAAGCAGGAGATTTACTCATTGATGCTGACTCTGTGCAAATAATCGGGAAATTTGCCGATGGTCAATTAAGCAGCCGTTTGTCTACTACATCCGGTATTGGCTTACTTAGAAATTATCCAAACACCACAGGCGATGGGGGAAACATCAGAATTAAAACTGGTGAGTTGCTTGTGCAAGACGGCGCTAGTATCTTAGTGGGTGCTGCGGGCAAAGGCAATGCAGGGAACCTAGAAATCCATGCTCGCTCTATCCGTTTAGACAATAATGCTAGCCTAGACGCTACAACCATTAGTAGCAACACTGATACCAGTCAACAACAAGCAACTATCACCTTAAGCGCCAAATATTTGTTCTTACTTGGTGGCAGTAGAATCACCACCAACGCCACAGGCAGCAATCTCATTGGTGGCAACATCAACATTGACACCGACATTCTAGGCGCAGCTGGAAACAGCGATATTAGTGCTAATTCTACTGACTTTCGTGGAGGTCGGGTAACAATCAATGCTCAGGGTATTTTTGGGATTCGATTTAGTAATACACCAACAACAGAAAGTGATATCACGGCCACCGGAGCAAATTCACAGTTAAATGGTACGGTACAAATTAACACACCTGATGTTGACCCTAGCCAAGGGTTAACACCATTGCCAGAGATTATGATTGATCCTGCCACTATCATCGCTCAAAATCCTTGCCAAAAGGTTGCGGGCAGTAGGTTTGTGATTACTGGACACGGTGGCTTACCGACAAATCCAAGCCTTGCCCTGACACCATCAGGGGTAAGAGTTGGTTTAGTAGAACCTACTTCACTCACGACTCAAGCACAATCAACAATTAAATATTCTGTTGTAAATCAACCGCAAACACCAACTGAGGAAAAAGCCAAAATGACTAATCCAATTGTGGAGGCTCAAGGGTGGGTGATTAATGACAAAGGCGAAATTATGCTGACTGCGTACAATTCTACAGCTACAAATTACCAGAATTATTGGCGATCGCCTACTAGTTGCTCTGGGTCTTAA